The following is a genomic window from Geoalkalibacter halelectricus.
TAGTGAAGCGCGCGGAGTCCAGCAAACTACTGACGGTGATTTCATTTTCGGCGGATTTGCCGACTACACCCTGCACCTTGACCCAGATAGCGGCGATTACTTTGGAAACTATTGTGTCCAAGAAGATATTTTCGAATCTGACGCTTATCTGGTCAAAATCGGCCAAAATTTGAATGCGCAAAACGAACTCGAGGTCATCTGGGAGCGCCTCTACGGCGGCAGCGGCCGCAGCGTTGCGCGCGCGGTCAAGCAAACCGCCGACGGCGGCTTTCTGCTCGGCGGCGACACCAATGCCTTCGGCCCCGGCGATCGCGCCATGCTACTGATCAAGACCGACGCCGAGGGACGGGTGCCGCCTATCGTTCAGCAACCCTTGCCCAATGTGACGCGAATTGCCGGCAACGCTATTGCCGACATCAATGCCGGCAACAGCTTCGCCATGGTTCAGCACACCGTCGATCCGGAAAACCTGGACTTTCTGGAGCGCAAACTGAACTTCTCCGTTATCGGCCTGCCGTCGGGTCTGAGCATCAACGTCGAAACAGGAGTCATCAGCGGCACTCTTTCCGCCCCCGCGGGTGCCTACCCCATCACTGTCATCGCCGCGGATGAGGAGGGCTTGAGCGCCGCCGCCACCTTCACGCTCACGGTCCAATAACCCCGTCTCATCGCGACTCGTTTCACCCACCGCGCCCCACATCGGGGCGCGGTTTTTTTATCTCCGGCCGACTTTCTCGCGCAGGATGAAAATAACCCCTTGCATTTCGTCAACAGACTGATTTATATACTGTCTTGTACGGCAAGGTGGTGCAGCTTCGATTCTGTTTACGGGTAAAACAGACAGACCGCACAAGCCGCAGGCTGGGCGGTCTTTTTTATTCCCTGCCACGTTGAAGCCGCACCGACACGACAACGGGTTTTGTAAAACAAGGAGCAAAAAGGCATGACTGAGGGAACGGTAAAATGGTTTAACGACGCCAAAGGTTTCGGGTTCATCCAGCAGGACAACGGCCCCGATGTGTTCGTCCACTTCTCCGCCATTCAGGGCGACGGCTTCAAGTCCCTCGTCGAGGGTGATCGGGTGCGCTTCGATGTGACCCAGGGCCAGAAAGGGCCCCAGGCCAGCAACGTCGTAAAAATCTGAGCATTCAGATCTACGCCGACCCCAAGCTCCACGGCCGTGCCGTGGAGCTTTTTTAGTATCTATCCACCCTCGCCATGGGGGCTGTGACCCCATGCTGAACAACTACTTTTTTTCCGGAGAATCGCCATGGAACAGAAAAATCCCCAGGTCGTCCTGCACACCTCGCACGGTGAGGTCACCGTTGAACTCTTTGCCCAGCAAGCCCCCGCCTCCACGGAAAACTTCCTCGCCTATGCGCGCGAGGGCTATTATGACGGCACCATCTTTCATCGGGTGATCGGAAACTTCATGATTCAAGGCGGCGGCCTGACCCCCGACATGCAGAACAAGAAAACCAAGGCGCCCATCAAGAACGAGGCCGACAACGGCCTGAAGAACGAGCGCGGCACCCTGGCCATGGCCCGCACCCAGGTGGTCGACAGCGCCACCAGCCAGTTCTTCATCAACG
Proteins encoded in this region:
- a CDS encoding cold-shock protein, encoding MTEGTVKWFNDAKGFGFIQQDNGPDVFVHFSAIQGDGFKSLVEGDRVRFDVTQGQKGPQASNVVKI
- a CDS encoding peptidylprolyl isomerase codes for the protein MEQKNPQVVLHTSHGEVTVELFAQQAPASTENFLAYAREGYYDGTIFHRVIGNFMIQGGGLTPDMQNKKTKAPIKNEADNGLKNERGTLAMARTQVVDSATSQFFINVTDNDFLNHRDKTPNGYGYAVFGKVVQGMDVVDAIRKVPTGNAGFHQDVPKEPVLIEKAEVLNEGA